In the genome of Ictalurus punctatus breed USDA103 chromosome 3, Coco_2.0, whole genome shotgun sequence, the window gcAAATGCTATTTAAGTTAGAAAGGTGTATAAGAAtatcgtatgtaactttagagacggtcccttaatttccgcatatccgcgaatatcgaacgtccaacgtcaaaccaactttattccagtgtgtcaaatgcattttaaacatttctaatGCAATATCGGTCTGAAAAATCGTTTGTGTTAGTTGGATTCAAGTGCGCTATATTAAGATACAGGATTTCAGACTGAACCGAAATGTGATTAGAAGgttctggtgtgttttttttcccttgttgacCTCTGAATGTGAAGGTATTTGTTCCGCTGTGTGGCGCATTTGGCGGCGAGCTTTGATTCCCGAGAGCCGAAATAAGATGATTTAGGAACATCAATGGTCTCTCTCAGCTGCACCGGGCGCTTCTGGCTCGCACAGCCATGCAGGAATTTGTACTAAATCTGGACCCCCCGCTCCTCATCTCCCGACCCCTTTTCTGTGTTCCTGGGCTACCTCCGGGGGCATATAGTGGAAAGAGCCATTAGGATATTTGacaatctcagcttgttacaaCTCCATCAGTTAATTGGATCCCTTGTAGCGCCGCTCGTTTGACTCATCTGCTACTTTGAAAGACAAAAGCGCGAAAGGGGGTCGTTGACACCTCGCACTACTGGGCGTGTATAAAAGAGCTGTGGCCTCTCCTGGTTATCATTCCACTCCTCTCCACGGAAGCCTGAGTCTGGAGGCACGGATAACTTCCTGCtttattttctttgctttgACTTTATCTCAAACTCAAGAGGAAACCATGCAGATCCCTGCACGGCCTCTCGGACCCTACGGATTTTCAATGCGTCCACAGGCTACTCACCACCCGGACTATGCGAGCAGTGCGTGTCTGGCCACTGCTGCAAAACCCAGCGCGGGGAAATCCTTCACCATTGACGCTCTTCTCGCCAAGCCTGACACCACCGAAAACAGCAAGACGAGTCCATTTCAGAGCTCACTGAACCCTGCGCCAACACCACCAGGTCTCTTTCTACATGCCGGACAGATGTGTCCTCCACTTCCTCACTACCTGTATAGCTCGGCTATGATGCACACACAACCCAGCTATCCAGTCTACTGCTGTCCGCCCTACGGATACCAGACAACATGCACAGGAGCTGTTTACTCACAAGGTAAGCACGAGGTTGTAGGCTATAATAAGCCATTTCCCTTacataagacaaaaaaaaaacaaaaaaaaaacatcatggtTATTGATCGTCACACAACTAAAGTGTTCTGCCATTCTACAGGTGCCACACTGTCTAAAGCAGGAGTTCACTCGCACTACAAGCACAAAGGTGGGAAATCAAAGCGGATGCGCACGAGCTTCACCAACGAGCAGTTGTCCCGTTTGGAGAAGGAGTTTGCGCGCCAGCAGTACATGGTCGGATCAGAGCGTTTCCTGCTCGCATCCGCACTCCAGCTCACCGAGGCGCAGGTAAATAGTGGCTCAAAACGTCCAGTGTCACAAAAATACTTACACTATACAGATTTATCTTGATATCAGTACACTAAAAATACTCTCTTTTTATTCCAGGTCAAAGTCTGGTTCCAGAACAGGCGCATCAAGTGGAGAAAGCAGAGTCTTGAGCAACAGCAGGCCAAACTTGCTAAACTGGGTCTCGCGATTCCGCCGAAAAGCCCCGGATCTCAAGGCCGCGAGGATGAGGGGGACGAGGACGAGCATGATTTCACAGAGGACTCTGATGTTGACATTGACGACTCCCTGCACGCCTGAAAAGCGTTACAGTTACTTTACCAACCAACACtgctttttgtacatatttggaATGCTACATATTGTTTAGTAACAccttttgtataaaaaaaaaagaaagaaaaaaaagcaatatattTAAGTAATAGATAGCTATATATTTAAGACCTTTCTGTATTATTGCTCTTATCAGAGTACAGTTCCTTCTTTTGTACATGTTTGTACGGatgaaataaacagaatatatattttttaaaatgaacaactAGTAGAATTCTTTCCTTATGGATCTGGGGCTTTGTGGAGACATGATGAGAAAGTTTGAAGTCATATTTGAGGAAAcataaaaatggcaaaatgatATATAGATTATAAAGTGCTTAAATATTGCATAAAACATTTAGAAATGTGTAATATGATCATCATAAAATTTTACTtagtgaatgaataaaaaaggtGTAATAGTGCATTTACAGAATGAAAATGTTTAACTCATagtatttatttcataaattaTATCTGAAAATGAAATCTTGAAACagatagaagaagaaaaagaagcagaagaagaagaagaagaagaagaagagaagaagaagaagaagaagaagaagaagaagaagaagaagaagaagaagcagaagaagaagaagaagaagaagaagaagcctgtCTAGGAGTTGCAAAAGACTTGAAAATTTTTAATCATGTTCTCAGCTAAACACTTTCCACGTAAATTAAAGAAACTCATAGTCAAAAACTCATAGGAGCAATTAAGTTG includes:
- the noto gene encoding homeobox protein notochord, producing MQIPARPLGPYGFSMRPQATHHPDYASSACLATAAKPSAGKSFTIDALLAKPDTTENSKTSPFQSSLNPAPTPPGLFLHAGQMCPPLPHYLYSSAMMHTQPSYPVYCCPPYGYQTTCTGAVYSQGATLSKAGVHSHYKHKGGKSKRMRTSFTNEQLSRLEKEFARQQYMVGSERFLLASALQLTEAQVKVWFQNRRIKWRKQSLEQQQAKLAKLGLAIPPKSPGSQGREDEGDEDEHDFTEDSDVDIDDSLHA